From one Anoplolepis gracilipes chromosome 8, ASM4749672v1, whole genome shotgun sequence genomic stretch:
- the LOC140668872 gene encoding uncharacterized protein, producing the protein MKTLTLVTCLLAISLASDIEILKEFYDVYASCLTEVNAQEWTPEVVKCQLQKDGLIDEQGVLKKEELTAKFDNIISDETNLSQAKELISTCYDQGYQTPGSNDDKLMTTIQCSMQITDYIDKLE; encoded by the exons ATGAAGACTCTTACTCTTGTAACGTGTCTACTG gcAATTTCTCTTGCCAGTGATATTGAAATACTGAAAGAATTCTATGATGTTTACGCAAGTTGTCTCACTGAAGTGAATGCGCAGG AATGGACGCCGGAAGTGGTTAAATGTCAACTTCAAAAGGACGGACTG ATCGACGAACAAGGTGTACTTAAAAAGGAAGAACTTACTGCAAAATTTGACAATATCATCTCCGATGAGACCAACTTAAGTCAAGCAAAAGAACTTATTTCCACATGCTACGATCAAG GATATCAAACTCCAGGAAGCAATGACGACAAACTTATGACAACTATACAGTGCTCAATGCAAATAACAGATTATATCGATAAactcgaataa
- the LOC140668690 gene encoding venom allergen 4-like: MKNFVLIACLLTIFYASKSEKVKEVYNNSDKCIQIYSVSQEFTPLLIKCVLQKLNMIDKQGSIKKNELITYFDNIISNKTKLNQTKYIVSTCIDQANHDPGNNDIKTMTAINCGMSVIDLFD; this comes from the exons ATGAAGAATTTCGTACTCATTGCATGTCTGCTA acaattttttatgcaagTAAATCTGAAAAAGTGAAGGAAGTCTACAATAACTCCGACAAATGTATCCAGATATACAGTGTGTCGC aggaGTTTACACCACTTCTGATCAAATGTGTGCTCCAAAAACTCAATATG ATCGATAAACAAggttcaattaaaaaaaatgaacttaTCACTTATTTCGATAACATCATTTCTAATAAGACCAAATTGAATCAAACAAAATACATCGTTTCCACATGCATTGATCAAG CAAATCATGATCCAGGAAACAACGACATCAAAACTATGACAGCTATAAATTGCGGAATGTCAGTAATAGATCTATTCGATTAA
- the LOC140668716 gene encoding uncharacterized protein isoform X1 encodes MKKLVLIAYFLAISYASDPTKLKKLFDTYIDCLQELNVPEGYTPEVILCSLQKYELIDEQGLIKKDELFRNFDDLISDKDKLYTATQAASICLEQAKQDSSKNNDEKTMTVIKCGKPIIALFDKFP; translated from the exons ATGAAGAAACTAGTGCTCATAGCGTATTTTTTG gcAATTTCCTATGCAAGTGATCCAACAAaactaaagaaattatttgatactTACATTGATTGTCTCCAAGAATTGAATGTGCCAG aaGGTTATACACCAGAAGTGATATTATGTTCCCTCCAAAAATACGAATtg ATCGACGAACAAGgtttaattaagaaagatgaactttttcgaaattttgatGACTTAATTTCCGATAAagacaaattatatacagCGACCCAGGCAGCTAGCATATGCCTTGAACAAG cAAAGCAAGACTCAAGCAAAAACAACGACGAAAAAACTATGACAGTTATAAAGTGTGGAAAACCTATAATAGCTCTGTTTGataaatttccataa
- the LOC140668716 gene encoding uncharacterized protein isoform X2, which translates to MKKLVLIAYFLAISYASDPTKLKKLFDTYIDCLQELNVPGYTPEVILCSLQKYELIDEQGLIKKDELFRNFDDLISDKDKLYTATQAASICLEQAKQDSSKNNDEKTMTVIKCGKPIIALFDKFP; encoded by the exons ATGAAGAAACTAGTGCTCATAGCGTATTTTTTG gcAATTTCCTATGCAAGTGATCCAACAAaactaaagaaattatttgatactTACATTGATTGTCTCCAAGAATTGAATGTGCCAG GTTATACACCAGAAGTGATATTATGTTCCCTCCAAAAATACGAATtg ATCGACGAACAAGgtttaattaagaaagatgaactttttcgaaattttgatGACTTAATTTCCGATAAagacaaattatatacagCGACCCAGGCAGCTAGCATATGCCTTGAACAAG cAAAGCAAGACTCAAGCAAAAACAACGACGAAAAAACTATGACAGTTATAAAGTGTGGAAAACCTATAATAGCTCTGTTTGataaatttccataa